The genomic interval AAGGCGACCCAGACGAGATCGGCGCAAATGTGGAAAACGCTGTTAGGAAGCGATTGGAATCCCTGCGAGAGAATGCGCTCGGGAAGGTGCGCGGGCAGTTCGACAGAGGCTTGGCCATACGTCAGATGGATGATTTGGTGGAGTATTACTGGGTGGGTGTACCGGTGGAAGACGGCCGCTACGGGCACGCTCGCGATCTGGCGGAATGGCTGATGGCAGCCAGAAAGGGCACGCGGGACTTTCAGCAGTTCGGTGGCAAACCTGTGCCAAAGTCCTCTCTAGACGGGATTCGGGAGTCTGTGATACCGGAGGATGCCTATCCTGCTGCGGGGGATCCCCCAGATGTGCGGGTTGAGAAGCAGAGGGACCTTTATTTGAAGTATGGAGCCCGCCGGGGCGAGCGTCTCTCTGGGGTGGATCTGATCAAACGTAATGGACAGCGGGGGGATAGGGAGGAGCCGGACTTCAGAAGTACGTCTCACATGGCAGCGATCCCTTTTCTTGAGATGGTCGATCGCGTGAGAGGCGCTGGAGAGGGGGATAGCCTGTTGAAGGAGGTTTACGAAGCGCTCAGAGAGAGCGGCATGGAGCCTCATGGTGAAGACGGTGATGGGGCGCTGCTGTTCGAATCCAGGCTACGGGAGTGGGCCCCTGACGATGAGACGTTGAAACAGGCGCGGAGTCAGTGGAACGGACTGATCCAGAGGTATGCAGGAGATGCACGCCCACAACCTTACTATGCGTTGCTGAGGGCTGATGGGGACAACATGGGCAAAACTATAGATAGTCTGGAGGAAGAGAGAGAGCACCGCAAGCTGTCCCAAGAGCTCAGTGAGTTTGCCGCCGAGGTAAAGAAATTGGTAAAGAGACATAGGGGGGTCCTGATATACTCTGGAGGCGACGATATCTTGGCGTATCTTCCGTTGCACACCGTCCTTGCCTGTGCCAGAGAACTGGCGCAGGGCTTCGATAGCCGCATGTCGAAGTTCAGCTACGAGGCAGGAAAACATCCCACCCTCTCAGTGGGTATCGTCGTAGCCCATCACCTGTATCCCTTGTCTGAGGTCTTGGAGATGTCGAGAGATGCTGAGAGGGCAGCCAAATTTCTGCCCGGGAAGAATGGCCTGGCCATCATCCTCAGCAAGCGGAGTGGAGTGGACCGTACCATTGCAGGTCGAAGCGAGGATCTGCACCGGCGTTTGCAGGAGATGATTGCTCTTGTACGGAAGGAGGCCATCAGTAAAAAAGCGGCATACGAACTGCGGGAACTGGATCGTGTCCTTGGAAGGGATGGAACGCTTCAAGGAGCGTTAAAAGCGGAGGCGATGCGCATCGTGGGACGTAGGCGGGAACCGGGAGGAGCCGTGCAAATCTCTCAAGAGGTTAAAGACAAGTTTTCCCGATGGCTAGATGGGGTAGTAGATACCCCGAGGCCGGTTGCGGAGGTATCCCAAGAGCTGATAGTAGCCATCACATTCGCCGAGGCCCTCGACATGGCAGAAGGGAGATTGCAAATCGGCAGGAGGTGAGAGAGCCATGAGTCTATGGATTATTGAACCCAGAGATCCGCTCATTTTCCGGGACGGGAAACCCTTCAGCGCCGTGCCGGGGGCTATGGCCAAATCACTGCCATTCCCCTTCCCGTCGACGATAGCGGGCGGAGTGCGCACGCATGCCGGGCCGGATGCAGATGGACGTTTCAGCGAGAAGCGCATTGACGAGCTTTTGTCCCTGAGCATCCGAGGTCCTCTGCTGGTGGAAGTAGGATGGGATAGGAAGGTTACAGAGTGGTTCGTACCCGCTCCGGCGGATGCATTGGTGTTCCGAGGGGATAATGATGAAGAAGGGAGAAGGAGGCGATTGAAGCCTGCTCGG from Chloroflexota bacterium carries:
- the cas10 gene encoding type III-B CRISPR-associated protein Cas10/Cmr2 → MKHLFLCMLGPVQDFIATARRSRDLWYGSWMLSELSKAAAKAIADRYELGSLVFPAPRAIASLEPGSDLNVPNKIVAIVEGDPDEIGANVENAVRKRLESLRENALGKVRGQFDRGLAIRQMDDLVEYYWVGVPVEDGRYGHARDLAEWLMAARKGTRDFQQFGGKPVPKSSLDGIRESVIPEDAYPAAGDPPDVRVEKQRDLYLKYGARRGERLSGVDLIKRNGQRGDREEPDFRSTSHMAAIPFLEMVDRVRGAGEGDSLLKEVYEALRESGMEPHGEDGDGALLFESRLREWAPDDETLKQARSQWNGLIQRYAGDARPQPYYALLRADGDNMGKTIDSLEEEREHRKLSQELSEFAAEVKKLVKRHRGVLIYSGGDDILAYLPLHTVLACARELAQGFDSRMSKFSYEAGKHPTLSVGIVVAHHLYPLSEVLEMSRDAERAAKFLPGKNGLAIILSKRSGVDRTIAGRSEDLHRRLQEMIALVRKEAISKKAAYELRELDRVLGRDGTLQGALKAEAMRIVGRRREPGGAVQISQEVKDKFSRWLDGVVDTPRPVAEVSQELIVAITFAEALDMAEGRLQIGRR